Genomic DNA from Turicibacter faecis:
TAATATTATCGACGTCATTCGTAAATCGACTTAATAACTCACCATTCGTATGCGAATCAAAAAACTTTAAGGGTAAACGGGCCAGTTTTTCATCAATATCCCGTCGCAAATCATAAACCACTTTTTGGGAAATACCAGCCATTATAAATTGTTGTAAATAGTTAAAGGCTGCGCTTAGCACATATAATCCAATTAAGATTAAAATTATTTTAAAAATATAAGAAAAATCAATTGGTAATGGCGAAACATTGCCACCAACCATTTCTAAAATGGGGCGCATTAATTCATCCGTAATCTTTGCCATGATTTTTGGAGAAACAATTGAAAAAACAACACTCATAATTGCCGCTACAAAAACGATGACCAAACCTACACGATATGGTTTTAAATATTTTCCTAAACGAAGTAATGACCCTTTAAAATCTTTTGCTTTTGCTCCACCCGGTTTTGGGCCTCCCATAGGTCCTGCCATAAATTATTCCTCCTCCCCTTTTTTAAGTTGTGATTCAACAATCTGTTGATAAATTTCGTTTGTTTTTAATAACTCTTCGTGAGTTCCCATCCCTACGATGCGTCCCTCATCCATAACTAAAATGCGTGTTGCATCCATAACCGTGCTGACGCGTTGGGCAACGATAATCACTGTAGAGTTTTTCGTTTCCTCTCGTAAAGCTTCACGTAATTTAGCATCTGTTTTAAAATCCAATGCTGAAAAACTATCATCGAATAAATAAATCTCTGGTTTACGAACAACTGCCCTTGCTATTGATAGTCGTTGTTTTTGTCCACCTGAAACATTTGTTCCACCTTGAGATATTTGAGATTCTATTCCTTCTTTCATCTTTGAAACAAAATCTGTTGCTTGGGCAATATCCAAAGCATGACAGATTTCTTCATCTGTTGCATCTTCTTTCCCGTATAAAATATTATCTCGAATAGTCCCTGTAAACAGCATAGCCTTTTGAGGAACATATCCAATTTTAGAACGAAGTTCTTCATCATTCATCTGACGAACGTCTATCCCATCGACTAATACCTCTCCCTCGGCAGCGTCATAAAAACGAGGGATCATGTTTAAAATTGAAGATTTTCCAGAACCTGTCCCCCCAATAATTGCTGTTATTTCTCCGGGACAAGCTGAAAAGGAAATATTCGAAATAGCATATTCTTCTGCCCCTTCATATCCAAAAGAGACATTTTTAAACTCAACATATCCTTTTAATTGTGGTTGCTTAGCGTGAGTAGGACTAACAATAGATGGGTCCATCTCAAGCACCTCATTAATACGAACAGCTGATGCTTGTGCACGTGGAATTAATACAAACATCATTGTTAACATCAATAATGAAAACATAATTTGGGTTAAATATTGGATAAAGGCCATTAAATCTCCAACCATTAAATCTCCACTATCGATACGAATTCCACCAAACCAAATAACAGCAATGATTGAAAGGTTTAAAATAAGCATCATTAATGGCATTAATGCCCCCATTAAACGATTGGCTATTGTAGCAATTCGAGAGACTTCTAAACTCGCCTCGTTAAAACGCTCCTGTTCCTGAGAGACTTTATTAAATACTCGAATAACACGGATTCCTGTTAGATTTTCACGAACGACTAAATTCAATCTATCAATTCGCTTTTGCATCTTTTTAAACATTGGCATTGTAAATCGAGCAATAATAATAATCGTAAGGATAATAATAGGGATGACAACGAAAATAACCTTTGACAACTCAATATCCTTATTAACTGCCCGAATAAGCGCCCCAACAATCATCAATGGGGCACTTAACATCATTCGCATCATCATAATTACAACAAGTTGAACCTGATTAATATCATTTGTTGTTCGTGTAATTAAAGATGCTGTTCCAAATTCGTTAACCTCGGCTAGTGAAAATGATTCAACTTTAGTAAACACCTTTTGACGTAAATCTCGGCTAAATCCCATACCAATTTTAGCTGTTAAATAACTTGTTAAAATGGTACACCCCGTTCCTAATAGGGCAACAAGTAACATAATTCCACCGCGGCCTAAAATATAAGGGATATCCCCTTGAACAATTCCTGTATTAACAATTTCCGACATTAAATCGGGTAATTCTAAATCTGTCATCGTTGAGACAAAGACAAGAACTAAAACACATGCTATTAGGGCTGCATACGGTTTTAATCCCCTAAATAATTTCAACATCTCTAACTCCTCCTCCTTTAATCTTGTAGATTTCCTAATAACTTTCTAAAAATGAATTTAGCTTGGTCGATTTCATCTTTAGAAAAATTTCCAAATGCACGAAAATTAAGTTCACGGAAAATTTCATTCACAACTTTGGCCTGTTCAATCCCACTCTCAGTTAAACAAACATACGTTACTCGTTGATCCGTTAAACTACGTTGACGCTCAATCAGCCCATCTCGCTCCATTCTTTTTAGCATGGCGCTAATCGTCGCCGGGGTCACATTTAGCTTATTTGCTAACTCAACCTGAGTCGCCTGATGACACTGCGATAACACATGAATAATCCCTGGTTGTGATGGACATAA
This window encodes:
- a CDS encoding MarR family winged helix-turn-helix transcriptional regulator encodes the protein MDNQEINDVAKIFGHLIRSHLSIVKRVLEEEGLCPSQPGIIHVLSQCHQATQVELANKLNVTPATISAMLKRMERDGLIERQRSLTDQRVTYVCLTESGIEQAKVVNEIFRELNFRAFGNFSKDEIDQAKFIFRKLLGNLQD
- a CDS encoding ABC transporter ATP-binding protein, which codes for MLKLFRGLKPYAALIACVLVLVFVSTMTDLELPDLMSEIVNTGIVQGDIPYILGRGGIMLLVALLGTGCTILTSYLTAKIGMGFSRDLRQKVFTKVESFSLAEVNEFGTASLITRTTNDINQVQLVVIMMMRMMLSAPLMIVGALIRAVNKDIELSKVIFVVIPIIILTIIIIARFTMPMFKKMQKRIDRLNLVVRENLTGIRVIRVFNKVSQEQERFNEASLEVSRIATIANRLMGALMPLMMLILNLSIIAVIWFGGIRIDSGDLMVGDLMAFIQYLTQIMFSLLMLTMMFVLIPRAQASAVRINEVLEMDPSIVSPTHAKQPQLKGYVEFKNVSFGYEGAEEYAISNISFSACPGEITAIIGGTGSGKSSILNMIPRFYDAAEGEVLVDGIDVRQMNDEELRSKIGYVPQKAMLFTGTIRDNILYGKEDATDEEICHALDIAQATDFVSKMKEGIESQISQGGTNVSGGQKQRLSIARAVVRKPEIYLFDDSFSALDFKTDAKLREALREETKNSTVIIVAQRVSTVMDATRILVMDEGRIVGMGTHEELLKTNEIYQQIVESQLKKGEEE